The proteins below come from a single Bacteroidales bacterium WCE2004 genomic window:
- a CDS encoding LSU ribosomal protein L31P: MKKGIHPETYRLVAFKDMSNEDVFITRSCATSKENITIDGVEYPLVKLEISNTSHPFYTGKMKIVDSAGRVDMFYQRYKSRKK; this comes from the coding sequence ATGAAAAAAGGAATCCATCCCGAAACCTACCGTCTTGTAGCTTTCAAGGATATGTCAAACGAGGACGTGTTCATCACCCGCTCCTGCGCTACCAGCAAGGAGAACATCACCATCGACGGTGTCGAGTACCCCCTCGTGAAGCTTGAGATTTCCAACACATCTCATCCTTTCTACACCGGCAAGATGAAAATCGTCGACAGCGCCGGTCGTGTTGATATGTTCTATCAGAGATACAAGAGCCGCAAGAAGTAA
- a CDS encoding Regulator of protease activity HflC, stomatin/prohibitin superfamily, translating into MKKVKFYSVLGICLGAFILFLATCTKMVDNSEIGIKFKKFSLTDQGELVANQVSGLTFFNPITTRVFTYPVFIQRVNYDPFTVTTKDAATFTMDPMMAYQLDRSKAAYVFNKYRQSLREIEMGYIRTCIYDAYRISANNYTSDELMANRAKFEQEVRAMLERSLNEEGFKVQEFTSQITPPQSLSAAIEAKNQAIQEALKAENLVKQAEANAQIAIAKAKGEAEATRVKADAEAYYNRTISASLSPFIIQEDWIEKWNGQLPQVTSGQGGMMINLPSLGK; encoded by the coding sequence ATGAAAAAAGTTAAGTTCTATTCTGTTCTGGGCATCTGCCTGGGTGCGTTCATCCTCTTCCTGGCCACCTGCACGAAGATGGTGGACAACTCCGAGATCGGCATCAAGTTCAAGAAATTCTCGCTGACCGACCAGGGCGAGCTCGTCGCCAACCAGGTCTCCGGCCTGACCTTCTTCAACCCGATCACCACGCGCGTCTTCACCTATCCCGTGTTCATCCAGCGCGTCAACTATGATCCCTTCACGGTCACGACCAAGGACGCCGCCACCTTCACGATGGATCCGATGATGGCCTACCAGCTGGACCGCTCCAAGGCAGCCTACGTCTTCAACAAGTACCGCCAGTCCCTGCGTGAGATCGAGATGGGCTACATCCGCACCTGCATCTACGACGCTTATCGTATCTCCGCCAACAACTATACTTCTGACGAGCTGATGGCCAACCGCGCCAAGTTCGAGCAGGAAGTCCGCGCGATGCTGGAGCGCTCGCTCAACGAAGAAGGCTTCAAGGTGCAGGAATTCACCTCCCAGATCACCCCGCCGCAGTCCCTGAGCGCCGCCATCGAGGCCAAGAACCAGGCCATCCAGGAGGCCCTGAAGGCCGAGAACCTGGTCAAGCAGGCCGAGGCCAACGCGCAGATCGCCATCGCCAAGGCGAAGGGCGAGGCCGAGGCCACCCGCGTCAAGGCCGACGCCGAGGCCTACTACAACCGCACCATCTCCGCCTCCCTGAGCCCGTTCATCATCCAGGAGGACTGGATCGAGAAGTGGAACGGCCAGCTGCCGCAGGTCACCTCCGGCCAGGGCGGCATGATGATCAACCTGCCGTCCCTCGGCAAATAG
- a CDS encoding sialate O-acetylesterase produces the protein MAALLVSVSAFAKLELRQPCSDGMVLQQQTPAVVWGKADPGQRVTVVPSWDRRKYTAQADADGFWQVSVQTPAASYTPYSIRISAGRERLTISDVLVGEVWFASGQSNMEMPIRGFGGCPVEGAADVITAAPMRDRIRMFKVPRARSYEPLAEIEGEWWRADATTVSEMSATGYFFARKLNETLDVPVGILFSAYGGSKVESWLPREIVETYPDIPTDSASVEALPYEYYSPYMMYNAMVVPVKGYTIKGFIWYQGCSNVGADATYSERLQKMVSVWRADWGDTDARLPFYQVEIAPYNYGDGPDGALLRRAQHDAAKRMPNGGIAVTNDLVYPYELDQIHPARKREVGERLAYLALHRDYGLDRVACKSPEAVRAFRAPAGPMTKPGAVFVELADCQDGLDRSTYIDGLEIAGADGVMYPVREARVFGNFMVVRSDSVPEPRVLRYGWGCFTPGNLHAVSGLPLVPFELVIE, from the coding sequence ATGGCGGCACTGCTGGTCAGCGTGTCCGCATTCGCAAAACTCGAACTTCGCCAGCCCTGCAGCGACGGCATGGTCCTGCAGCAGCAGACGCCGGCGGTGGTCTGGGGCAAAGCCGATCCGGGCCAGCGCGTGACGGTCGTTCCTTCCTGGGACCGCCGCAAATATACCGCCCAGGCTGACGCGGACGGCTTCTGGCAGGTGTCCGTGCAGACACCCGCCGCTTCCTATACCCCGTATTCCATCCGGATTTCCGCGGGCCGCGAGCGCCTGACCATCAGCGACGTGCTGGTGGGCGAGGTGTGGTTCGCCTCCGGCCAGAGCAACATGGAGATGCCCATCCGCGGTTTCGGCGGCTGCCCGGTCGAGGGCGCCGCGGACGTGATCACGGCGGCGCCGATGCGCGACCGTATCCGGATGTTCAAGGTTCCGCGCGCGCGGAGCTACGAGCCTCTCGCCGAGATCGAGGGCGAATGGTGGCGTGCCGACGCGACGACGGTATCGGAGATGAGCGCCACGGGCTATTTCTTCGCCCGCAAGCTCAACGAGACGCTGGACGTGCCGGTCGGCATCCTGTTCAGCGCCTACGGCGGTTCCAAGGTGGAGAGCTGGCTGCCGCGCGAGATTGTCGAGACCTATCCGGACATTCCGACGGACAGCGCTTCGGTCGAGGCGCTGCCCTATGAATACTACAGCCCCTATATGATGTACAACGCGATGGTCGTTCCCGTCAAGGGCTACACCATCAAGGGCTTCATCTGGTATCAGGGCTGCTCCAACGTGGGCGCGGACGCGACCTACAGCGAGCGTCTGCAGAAGATGGTGTCGGTGTGGCGCGCCGACTGGGGCGACACCGACGCCCGCCTGCCTTTCTACCAGGTGGAGATTGCGCCGTACAACTATGGCGACGGGCCTGATGGCGCGCTCCTGCGCCGCGCGCAGCATGACGCGGCCAAGCGCATGCCCAACGGCGGCATCGCCGTGACCAACGACTTGGTCTATCCCTATGAGCTCGACCAGATCCACCCGGCGCGCAAGCGCGAGGTGGGGGAGCGCCTGGCCTACCTGGCCCTGCACCGCGACTACGGCCTGGACCGTGTCGCGTGCAAGTCGCCCGAGGCGGTGCGCGCTTTCCGCGCGCCTGCGGGCCCGATGACAAAACCTGGCGCGGTATTTGTAGAACTTGCTGACTGTCAAGACGGTCTGGACCGCAGCACCTATATAGATGGTTTAGAGATCGCCGGTGCCGACGGCGTCATGTATCCGGTCAGGGAAGCCCGGGTATTCGGCAATTTCATGGTAGTGCGCAGCGACTCGGTGCCCGAACCTCGGGTTCTCCGCTATGGTTGGGGCTGTTTCACACCGGGTAATCTGCATGCTGTTTCCGGCTTGCCGCTTGTCCCTTTCGAATTGGTCATAGAATAA
- a CDS encoding mannobiose 2-epimerase, translated as MDPISFRSDLERELMLDILPFWLHRAQDPSGGWFGRIAGDGSLVPDAPRGAILNARILWTFASAFRLTGDPSCRQAADRTYTEIRERFYDPQYGGVYWSLTADGRPLDTKKQFYAIAFTIYGLAEYHRAVGSPEALDLAVRLYRDIEAHSFDAAGGGYLEACTRTWEPIEDMRLSERDRNDAKTMNTHLHILEGYTSLFRVWKDEGLRRQLTGLLEIFLDRIVRADGHLGLFFDMNWNSQSDAVSYGHDIEASWLLEEAVDLLDDAALRVRTSAACRRIAVASLEGWKPGEGMIYEWVPATGHHDADRHWWVQAETVVGCWNRFQRDADPAWAARATDTWEFIRRHLVCPDGEWYWSLRADGTPNVTDDRAGFWKCPYHNGRMCMEILERIKI; from the coding sequence ATGGACCCGATTTCATTCCGTTCCGACCTCGAGCGCGAGCTGATGCTGGACATTCTGCCCTTCTGGCTGCATCGTGCGCAGGACCCCTCCGGCGGCTGGTTTGGCCGCATTGCCGGAGATGGCTCGCTGGTGCCCGACGCGCCCCGGGGGGCCATCCTCAACGCCCGGATCCTGTGGACGTTCGCGTCCGCGTTCCGGCTCACCGGGGACCCTTCCTGCCGGCAGGCCGCCGACCGCACCTATACCGAGATCCGCGAACGGTTCTACGACCCGCAATACGGCGGGGTATACTGGAGCCTGACCGCCGACGGCCGGCCCCTTGACACCAAGAAGCAGTTCTACGCGATCGCGTTTACGATTTACGGCCTCGCGGAATACCACCGCGCCGTCGGCTCGCCGGAGGCGCTCGACCTGGCTGTCCGCCTGTACCGCGACATCGAGGCGCACAGCTTCGACGCCGCCGGAGGCGGCTATCTCGAAGCCTGCACGCGCACGTGGGAACCTATAGAAGACATGCGCCTGTCGGAGCGCGACCGCAACGACGCCAAGACGATGAACACGCACCTGCATATCCTGGAGGGTTATACGTCTTTGTTCCGGGTATGGAAGGACGAGGGCCTGCGGCGGCAGCTGACGGGCCTGCTGGAGATCTTCCTGGACCGTATCGTCCGCGCCGACGGGCATCTTGGACTGTTCTTTGACATGAACTGGAATTCCCAGTCGGACGCGGTCTCCTATGGCCACGACATCGAAGCGTCCTGGCTGCTGGAAGAAGCGGTGGACCTGCTGGACGACGCGGCGCTCCGCGTCCGGACGTCCGCGGCCTGCCGGCGCATCGCGGTTGCCTCGCTCGAGGGCTGGAAGCCGGGCGAAGGCATGATATATGAATGGGTTCCAGCGACGGGGCACCATGACGCAGATCGCCACTGGTGGGTGCAGGCGGAGACGGTCGTGGGTTGCTGGAACCGCTTTCAGCGCGACGCCGACCCGGCGTGGGCGGCGCGCGCCACGGACACCTGGGAGTTCATCCGCCGCCACCTGGTCTGCCCGGACGGCGAATGGTACTGGAGCCTGCGTGCGGACGGGACGCCCAACGTAACGGACGACCGCGCCGGTTTCTGGAAGTGTCCCTACCACAACGGACGGATGTGCATGGAAATCCTTGAAAGAATCAAGATATGA
- a CDS encoding AraC-type DNA-binding protein yields MSSVLSEITPLSQRDCFYIVERHKSQFTYPLHQHREYELNFIQNGQGLRRIVGDSVEETSNLDLVLISGENLEHIWEQGRCTAEDIREITIQFSPDLFGGGLLGKNQFTRISKMLEHATHGIAFPQETIMKVYHRLDTLASEKDSFNQFISCLQLLYELSGSDYRILASSSFAHAPRDRESRRILKVKEYINEHYAEPLTLEMMADLVGMSPSSFSRFFRQHTARTFTGYLIDIRLGQAARELVDTSQNISEICYQCGFNNLSNFNRIFKAKRGMSPREFRQIYKKKKVIV; encoded by the coding sequence ATGTCCTCCGTCCTTTCCGAAATCACCCCGCTCTCCCAGCGCGACTGCTTCTACATCGTCGAGCGGCACAAGAGCCAGTTCACCTACCCGCTGCACCAGCACCGGGAATACGAGCTCAACTTCATCCAGAACGGGCAGGGCCTTCGCAGGATCGTCGGCGACAGCGTGGAGGAGACCTCCAACCTGGACCTGGTCCTCATCTCCGGCGAGAACCTCGAACACATCTGGGAGCAGGGCCGGTGCACGGCGGAAGACATCCGGGAGATCACGATCCAGTTCTCGCCGGACCTGTTCGGCGGCGGCCTGCTCGGCAAGAACCAGTTCACGCGCATCTCCAAGATGCTGGAGCACGCCACGCACGGGATCGCGTTCCCGCAGGAAACGATCATGAAAGTCTATCACCGCCTGGACACGCTCGCTTCGGAGAAAGACTCTTTCAATCAGTTCATCAGCTGCTTACAGCTGCTCTACGAGCTTTCCGGGTCCGACTACCGCATCCTGGCCAGCAGCTCTTTCGCCCACGCCCCGCGCGACCGCGAAAGCCGGCGCATCCTCAAGGTCAAGGAATACATCAACGAGCATTATGCCGAGCCGCTCACCCTGGAGATGATGGCCGACCTGGTCGGGATGAGCCCCAGTTCCTTCAGCCGCTTTTTCCGGCAGCACACCGCCCGCACCTTCACCGGCTACCTGATCGACATCCGGCTCGGCCAGGCCGCCCGAGAGCTGGTGGACACCTCGCAGAACATCTCCGAGATCTGCTACCAGTGCGGCTTCAACAACCTGTCCAACTTCAACCGGATTTTCAAGGCCAAAAGAGGCATGTCGCCCCGTGAATTCCGCCAGATCTACAAGAAGAAAAAAGTCATAGTCTAG
- a CDS encoding Cephalosporin-C deacetylase produces MHRHSTCFCKVILFAFLSITCIVGCKPRKAFWSVEESRIVLNGEPRYFIGTNVWYASELALSDPERFQAELDTLHGLGLDNLRILATDENFAGLDIVLSELEKREMSAVLFLNNAWEWSPDGYRSWLEKAGAGPQPHPAVEGYGTYMTTMYAFASNPRAVELFQEHVRRVVSRYKDSPAVFSWQICNEPRPFTEDPARIEDFIAYVQGTARLIKSIDPRHMVSTGNEGSMGSNSDIELFTRLNDCPDIDYITVHIWPYNWGWAQAQALAGEKPEHALYSALWQTGRYIDEHLERAYDLRKPVVIEEFGFPRDGFAWLNDSSTALRDRYYKYVFSRVLDSARKAGRLAGCNFWAWSGLAEQNREHQFWKEGDALAGDPPQEAQGLNGVYLSDRSTVEVVRSYTDSLAHAVTVWAPDPDGWMFYGDGPLALDVRVASQTAGDCPVTLALVRDVDLMSDTQDTVLLATETARVRPGSPARLSFKLDAVGLGFYQARLGKHQSFNIGINPERIGSPQDKQPDFDAFWEQTLTELAAVPMDAQLEPVPEHSDSLRTTYRVRFQSLGGATAGGILCVPVKEGKYPVSLELMGYGADPFWYDPAAAPDKIEFLVSVRGQGIFKEPEGRWIDRGLDSKENFYYRGAFCDIVRAIDFVCSLDCADTSRIFAWGDSQGGAFTWIAGSLDHRVRAIAPSVPFLSDYPDYARIVWWPVHEVFQAADAAGIEREDLFRTLSYFDVKNFTDRVECPVYMAFGLQDPTCPPHTNFAGYNQVSAPKHFHCEPLCGHSMWKERRWQRIRADFFDQF; encoded by the coding sequence ATGCACAGACACAGTACCTGCTTTTGCAAAGTTATTCTTTTCGCCTTTCTCTCAATCACTTGCATCGTCGGATGCAAGCCCCGGAAAGCATTCTGGAGCGTTGAGGAAAGCCGCATCGTCCTCAACGGAGAGCCCCGTTACTTCATCGGCACCAACGTCTGGTACGCTTCCGAGCTGGCCCTGAGCGACCCGGAGCGTTTCCAGGCAGAACTGGATACCCTGCATGGCCTCGGTCTGGACAACCTCCGGATCCTGGCCACGGATGAGAATTTCGCCGGATTGGACATCGTTCTAAGTGAGTTGGAAAAAAGAGAGATGTCGGCCGTCCTTTTCCTGAACAATGCCTGGGAGTGGAGCCCCGACGGCTACCGCTCCTGGCTGGAAAAGGCCGGCGCCGGCCCTCAGCCTCATCCGGCCGTCGAAGGCTACGGCACCTACATGACCACCATGTATGCCTTCGCCTCCAACCCGCGGGCGGTCGAGCTCTTCCAGGAGCACGTCCGCCGCGTCGTGAGCCGCTACAAGGACTCCCCCGCCGTGTTCTCCTGGCAGATCTGCAACGAGCCGCGTCCCTTCACCGAGGACCCGGCCAGGATCGAGGACTTCATCGCCTATGTCCAGGGCACGGCCCGGCTGATCAAGTCGATCGACCCCCGCCACATGGTGAGCACCGGCAACGAAGGCTCGATGGGCTCCAATTCCGACATCGAGCTCTTCACCCGCCTCAACGACTGCCCGGACATCGACTACATCACGGTCCACATCTGGCCCTACAACTGGGGCTGGGCGCAGGCGCAAGCGCTTGCCGGCGAAAAGCCCGAGCACGCGCTCTACAGCGCCCTCTGGCAGACCGGCCGCTATATCGACGAGCACCTGGAGCGCGCCTACGACCTCCGCAAGCCGGTCGTGATCGAAGAATTCGGTTTCCCGCGCGACGGTTTCGCCTGGCTCAACGACAGCAGCACCGCCCTGCGCGACCGCTACTATAAATACGTCTTCTCCCGCGTGCTCGACTCCGCCCGCAAGGCCGGCCGCCTGGCCGGTTGCAATTTCTGGGCTTGGAGCGGCCTGGCGGAGCAGAACCGCGAGCACCAGTTCTGGAAGGAGGGCGACGCCCTCGCCGGCGATCCGCCGCAGGAGGCCCAGGGCCTCAACGGCGTGTATCTCTCCGACAGGAGCACCGTCGAGGTCGTCCGCAGCTACACCGACAGCCTCGCCCATGCCGTGACCGTGTGGGCGCCCGATCCCGACGGCTGGATGTTCTACGGTGACGGCCCGCTCGCGCTGGATGTCCGCGTCGCCTCGCAGACCGCGGGCGACTGCCCCGTCACGCTGGCCCTGGTCCGCGACGTGGACCTGATGTCCGACACGCAGGACACCGTGCTGCTCGCCACGGAGACCGCCCGGGTCCGCCCCGGCAGCCCGGCCCGCCTCAGCTTCAAGCTGGATGCGGTCGGCCTCGGCTTCTACCAGGCCCGCCTCGGCAAGCACCAGTCCTTCAACATCGGCATCAACCCCGAGCGCATCGGGAGCCCGCAGGACAAGCAGCCGGACTTCGACGCTTTCTGGGAGCAGACGCTCACCGAGCTCGCCGCCGTCCCGATGGACGCGCAGCTCGAGCCCGTCCCGGAGCACTCCGACAGCCTCCGCACCACCTACCGCGTCCGCTTCCAGTCCCTGGGCGGCGCCACGGCGGGCGGCATCCTCTGCGTGCCCGTCAAGGAGGGCAAATACCCCGTTTCCCTGGAACTGATGGGCTACGGCGCCGATCCGTTCTGGTATGATCCCGCCGCAGCGCCCGACAAGATCGAGTTCCTGGTGAGCGTGCGCGGACAGGGCATCTTCAAGGAGCCGGAAGGCCGCTGGATCGACCGCGGCCTGGACAGCAAGGAGAATTTCTACTATCGCGGCGCCTTCTGCGACATCGTCCGCGCCATCGACTTCGTCTGCTCGCTGGACTGCGCGGACACCTCCCGCATCTTCGCCTGGGGCGACAGCCAGGGAGGCGCCTTCACCTGGATCGCGGGCAGCCTGGACCACCGCGTGCGCGCCATCGCGCCGAGCGTCCCGTTCCTGAGCGACTACCCCGACTACGCCCGCATCGTCTGGTGGCCGGTACACGAAGTGTTCCAGGCGGCCGACGCGGCCGGCATCGAACGGGAAGACCTCTTCCGGACCCTGTCCTATTTCGACGTCAAAAATTTCACCGACCGGGTGGAATGCCCGGTCTACATGGCCTTCGGCCTGCAGGACCCCACCTGCCCCCCGCATACCAACTTCGCCGGATACAACCAGGTCAGCGCACCCAAGCATTTCCACTGTGAGCCGCTCTGCGGCCACAGCATGTGGAAGGAGCGCCGCTGGCAGCGCATCCGCGCAGATTTCTTCGATCAGTTTTAA